A window of the Macaca nemestrina isolate mMacNem1 chromosome X, mMacNem.hap1, whole genome shotgun sequence genome harbors these coding sequences:
- the LOC105464741 gene encoding cbp/p300-interacting transactivator 1 isoform X8, with amino-acid sequence MPTTSRPALDVKGGTSPAKEDANQETSSVAYSNLAAKDRKAVAILHYPGVASNGTKASGAPTSSSGSPIGSPTTTPPTKSPSFNLHPTPHLLASMQLQKLNSQYQGMAAATPGQPGEAEPLQNWDFGAQAGGAESLSPSAGAQNPAIIDSDPVDEEVLMSLVVELGLDRANELPELWLGQNEFDFTADFPSSC; translated from the exons ATGCCAACAACGTCGAGGCCTGCACTTGATGTCAAGGGTGGCACCTCACCTGCGAAGGAG GATGCCAACCAAGAGACGAGCTCCGTGGCCTACTCCAACCTTGCGGCGAAAGATCGCAAAGCAGTGGCCATTCTGCACTACCCTGGGGTAGCCTCAAATGGAACCAAGGCCAGTGGGGCTCCCACTAGTTCCTCAGGATCTCCAATAGGCTCTCCTACCACCACCCCTCCCACTAAATCCCCATCCTTCAACCTGCACCCCACCCCTCACTTGCTGGCTAGTATGCAGCTGCAGAAACTTAACAGCCAGTATCAGGGTATGGCTGCCGCCACTCCGGGCCAACCCGGGGAGGCAGAGCCCCTGCAAAACTGGGACTTTGGGGCCCAGGCGGGAGGGGCGGAATCACTCTCTCCTTCTGCTGGTGCCCAGAACCCTGCTATCATCGATTCGGACCCAGTGGATGAGGAGGTGCTGATGTCGCTGGTGGTGGAACTGGGGTTGGACCGAGCCAATGAGCTTCCAGAGCTGTGGCTGGGGCAGAATGAGTTTGACTTCACTGCGGACTTTCCATCTAGCTGCTGA
- the LOC105464741 gene encoding cbp/p300-interacting transactivator 1 isoform X6: MEPSAQQLQLAASLPANLSNFCQGSEMPTTSRPALDVKGGTSPAKEDANQETSSVAYSNLAAKDRKAVAILHYPGVASNGTKASGAPTSSSGSPIGSPTTTPPTKSPSFNLHPTPHLLASMQLQKLNSQYQGMAAATPGQPGEAEPLQNWDFGAQAGGAESLSPSAGAQNPAIIDSDPVDEEVLMSLVVELGLDRANELPELWLGQNEFDFTADFPSSC, encoded by the exons ATGGAACCATCCG CACAACAGCTCCAGCTGGCAGCATCACTTCCTGCCAATTTATCCAACTTCTGCCAAGGCTCTGAAATGCCAACAACGTCGAGGCCTGCACTTGATGTCAAGGGTGGCACCTCACCTGCGAAGGAG GATGCCAACCAAGAGACGAGCTCCGTGGCCTACTCCAACCTTGCGGCGAAAGATCGCAAAGCAGTGGCCATTCTGCACTACCCTGGGGTAGCCTCAAATGGAACCAAGGCCAGTGGGGCTCCCACTAGTTCCTCAGGATCTCCAATAGGCTCTCCTACCACCACCCCTCCCACTAAATCCCCATCCTTCAACCTGCACCCCACCCCTCACTTGCTGGCTAGTATGCAGCTGCAGAAACTTAACAGCCAGTATCAGGGTATGGCTGCCGCCACTCCGGGCCAACCCGGGGAGGCAGAGCCCCTGCAAAACTGGGACTTTGGGGCCCAGGCGGGAGGGGCGGAATCACTCTCTCCTTCTGCTGGTGCCCAGAACCCTGCTATCATCGATTCGGACCCAGTGGATGAGGAGGTGCTGATGTCGCTGGTGGTGGAACTGGGGTTGGACCGAGCCAATGAGCTTCCAGAGCTGTGGCTGGGGCAGAATGAGTTTGACTTCACTGCGGACTTTCCATCTAGCTGCTGA
- the LOC105464741 gene encoding cbp/p300-interacting transactivator 1 isoform X5, translating to MEVSELGQLASTAQSTSALPSPDTRPHTHTHAHTPLPINAGWRAARRVPASQSTGLGIRETWLRIPAPPLPSAVTLAQQLQLAASLPANLSNFCQGSEMPTTSRPALDVKGGTSPAKEDANQETSSVAYSNLAAKDRKAVAILHYPGVASNGTKASGAPTSSSGSPIGSPTTTPPTKSPSFNLHPTPHLLASMQLQKLNSQYQGMAAATPGQPGEAEPLQNWDFGAQAGGAESLSPSAGAQNPAIIDSDPVDEEVLMSLVVELGLDRANELPELWLGQNEFDFTADFPSSC from the exons ATGGAAGTTAGCGAATTAGGGCAACTTGCCTCTACTGCCCAGTCGACCTCAGCTCTCCCCTCCCCCGACacacgcccacacacacacacccacgcgCACACCCCTCTCCCTATAAACGCGGGCTGGCGAGCAGCGCGCCGAGTCCCTGCTTCGCAGAGCACCGGACTTGGAATCAGAGAGACCTGGCTGCGAATCCCGGCTCCGCCACTTCCTAGcgctgtgaccttgg CACAACAGCTCCAGCTGGCAGCATCACTTCCTGCCAATTTATCCAACTTCTGCCAAGGCTCTGAAATGCCAACAACGTCGAGGCCTGCACTTGATGTCAAGGGTGGCACCTCACCTGCGAAGGAG GATGCCAACCAAGAGACGAGCTCCGTGGCCTACTCCAACCTTGCGGCGAAAGATCGCAAAGCAGTGGCCATTCTGCACTACCCTGGGGTAGCCTCAAATGGAACCAAGGCCAGTGGGGCTCCCACTAGTTCCTCAGGATCTCCAATAGGCTCTCCTACCACCACCCCTCCCACTAAATCCCCATCCTTCAACCTGCACCCCACCCCTCACTTGCTGGCTAGTATGCAGCTGCAGAAACTTAACAGCCAGTATCAGGGTATGGCTGCCGCCACTCCGGGCCAACCCGGGGAGGCAGAGCCCCTGCAAAACTGGGACTTTGGGGCCCAGGCGGGAGGGGCGGAATCACTCTCTCCTTCTGCTGGTGCCCAGAACCCTGCTATCATCGATTCGGACCCAGTGGATGAGGAGGTGCTGATGTCGCTGGTGGTGGAACTGGGGTTGGACCGAGCCAATGAGCTTCCAGAGCTGTGGCTGGGGCAGAATGAGTTTGACTTCACTGCGGACTTTCCATCTAGCTGCTGA